Proteins from a single region of Carassius carassius chromosome 37, fCarCar2.1, whole genome shotgun sequence:
- the ncoa6 gene encoding nuclear receptor coactivator 6 isoform X2, whose product MAHQLSLDAQSPRAVPLTDHDSGVEDGDDGSHSPTTTSTIFVAFKGNMNDEDFQEKLDTILHGMPDMLLLGTPRLEPERVEPWNSVRVTFNIPREAAERLRLLAQNNQQQLRDLGILSVQIEGEGAINVAVGQGRSQEVRVNGPLGAPGQMRMDVVFPMQQGQAGMRMNNPSVSMMPPGANMAAQRMVPNSAGPMQPRAPRPPSQTNTMDPMLSGLALQQQQLQHPHVGHGPLGNLGPQGHHMQAIQANRQLNPAALQQLQQQQHQQQQVQMAQLGGARGPFNPSNQMPVPPGWNQLPSGVLQPPPVQGPMGPGWRKAPPQPQMGQRQPSLASVQTPNHPPPPYPFGSQQAGPVFSTMTQHQLQQQQQQTGANQFATPQPKVPQGAPGVVVSRAPPPLPPSSAPQGSLTAKSPGSSSSPFQQGSPGTPPMMGQGQIGPRPTTPQGFPQGVGSPGRAVMGQQGNIQPSFMGIPQHGQVPQGGMGGMPKRMPVGFPNAPVNQNFGQGQVTTTGAGSTPQIQNSQSIANTGVQSSVPVPNHMQSNPLQVAAVTHHSGMQAQPSGTTSGGSMGQPQQGLQTQMMGVPQSQHQTQVVASTQSQMAQSQTGGQTVLSRPVNTGQRGMTPPKQMMPPQGQGIMQNQNQLGGGQGHQALLLQQQQQQQQQQQQQQQQQQQQQQQQQQQQQNAMMEHIVASQIQGNKQAFGPKGQPGVMQGQIMRGPSPNIQGNMPQFQSQMGQQQMTQQQHQQQQMAHLQQQQQLQQQQLQQQQLQQQQLQLQHQQPQQAQMQQLQQPHQQMVQQQSQQIPMNGNPNQALGMNGSHMRLPGNHHLVQQQLQQKQQQQQVMLQQQQAGQQHQHQLGDSSGNADISQQMVPDLQNPQQQQGMLGNSQHMQVGNGHFPGHGMSFNPQFAGQMPIGGPCGQVGGFPVNKDVTLTSPLLVNLLQSDISASQFGPGGKQGTGAVAAANQVKPKKKKPPRKKKPKVEEGQQTTDSLCGLDSLPHGMEEVEMQGLGGDQGGGIDSNSKLSEFTSRPGLPGQSGDQRVLQQMPMQFMPPQQQQQQQIQQMQQQQLQQQQQQQQQQQQIQQQQMRQQHQQIQQQQMQQQQMQQMQMQSMQGPQGQAGTSQGPHHVQTQIQSQQSMQIQQQQQPPPQHLQQQLQSQSQQQQQQAQQQQQQQQHQQQQRQQHQQQQQQMMMMIKMQQEAKNRMTLQQGGHMQKSLVNPNDPSQRMPVSQPGNMPVMIDLQGHGGVPPSPDKARGMPLMVNPTLTGQARRTPHSEVGQPTPSEETPGTHSMQDRGPLEISQQSGNGNQPMIPNQGPNTHLMKSVPLSVPHQPGASPQQQSQQVSAMAGSHNIHFSSAPAASQSSRPKTPNRASPRPYHHPLTPTNRPPSTEPSEINLSPERLNASIAGLFPPKINIPLPPRQPNLNRGFDQQGLNPTTLKAIGQAPPNLANLPVNNNTSGNNNGPQSYPSGVGMVSSGGKQDKQTGVGHIKRASPSNSRRSSPASNRKAATPSPGRQKGAKTSLTSPPQQMMVSPQNVMVSPNSVLPTTSASLPSAGPGESQQSLNSLQTLPGSADAIRDGPVVTTQAEQNHAVQFREQSTPKMASPRVPSQEPKRQKLSNLVEQRAEDKQQPRTTPQHDHGSAVTPFRDAPTSLNQLLDNTGNPSLSVKSQNIPQVGGEPVQKESPHAPPAQENQPNPLVSQSTNIATSLSTSETDQKPKPASVSSPNLVASSSANLQSVSAVSSVSSNQTVLLSLTSIPNPSVSSNQNLLPISNASQTVLQRPISSVTTPQNQITVFVTSNPISSATNTASVVPSAVVSKVLAVPNKNIRPPDIRQQNPTQTRPQFIAGSVYSIFQATPVSSSANVMSQPVTMVGPIVSANIQLTPTPVLTTSQPSAQASTSVLKTSPAVSIAATQQSRTVIGQLQVQVPANQFSHVNVVPSPQQPSPGGPKQESVSEASGPKSSPVGQSVLHYGMSSPFQQLLASPPACSSPGATAVAGRSPLSPTTMLAKSSPVQTVVSKSSMPSISSSNADDQKERTPVTQIGKTLDVATTQASCAVTSEMVSALQPNAPVAIPAAQIASQQSALPPKVSSPEPVPTPSPVHTSTASSNMPPPASTPGMVHLSSPVATSSPPSSLHAVLVSAPTAAPGPPTTTSGSSTATNAQLSGEEQPSLVETSGPDSAETKAIVDAPVISAHPEAPQEDQASCGQAGQGVTTAAEQGWAKKRKTPVILAPRDTRATTEKAKGPSRRSSRTDKEPEEEASDSGQRKRVARPGSASSNTGKESNTGASPTQAKRRKSK is encoded by the exons GTGAAGGAGCCATTAACGTTGCGGTTGGACAGGGCCGAAGTCAAGAAGTAAGGGTAAATGGACCCCTTGGTGCTCCTGGTCAGATGAGAATGGATGTTGTGTTCCCTATGCAGCAGGGCCAGG CTGGAATGCGTATGAATAACCCTTCGGTGTCCATGATGCCTCCTGGGGCTAATATGGCAGCACAGCGAATGGTACCGAATAGTGCTGGACCAATGCAGCCAAGAGCACCAAGGCCACCTTCACAGACAA ACACAATGGATCCCATGCTTTCAGGGCTGGCCTTACAGCAACAACAACTCCAACATCCACATGTAGGACATGGTCCACTTGGTAACTTAGGcccacagggacatcacatgcaAGCCATTCAAGCAAATCGACAGCTAAATCCAGCAGCCCTACAGCAACTTCAGCAACAACAACACCAACAACAGCAGGTTCAGATGGCCCAACTAGGTGGTGCACGTGGTCCTTTCAACCCCTCCAACCAGATGCCTGTACCCCCTGGCTGGAACCAGTTGCCCTCTGGGGTTCTCCAACCACCACCTGTCCAAGGTCCTATGGGACCAGGTTGGAGAAAAGCCCCACCACAGCCACAAATGGGGCAGCGTCAACCCTCTTTGGCATCTGTTCAGACGCCCAATCATCCACCACCACCATATCCATTTGGAAGCCAGCAGGCCGGACCGGTTTTCAGTACAATGACACAACATCAGttgcaacaacagcagcagcagacaGGGGCAAACCAGTTTGCAACCCCTCAGCCCAAAGTCCCTCAGGGAGCACCAGGTGTAGTTGTTTCAAGAGCGCCGCCTCCTCTGCCTCCCTCCTCTGCCCCTCAAGGAAGTCTCACAGCCAAGTCCCCTGGTTCGTCATCATCTCCTTTCCAACAGGGCTCACCTGGAACACCTCCAATGATGGGACAGGGGCAGATTGGTCCACGTCCCACAACCCCCCAGGGTTTCCCACAAGGTGTTGGATCTCCAGGAAGAGCTGTGATGGGCCAGCAAGGAAACATTCAGCCCAGCTTTATGGGCATTCCACAACATGGACAGGTTCCCCAAGGTGGAATGGGAG GTATGCCCAAACGAATGCCAGTGGGGTTCCCAAATGCTCCTGTTAATCAGAACTTCGGACAAGGACAGGTTACTACCACTGGAGCAGGTAGTACACCTCAAATACAAAATAGTCAGAGCATAGCAAACACTG GCGTCCAGTCATCAGTCCCAGTGCCAAATCATATGCAGTCAAATCCCCTTCAAGTTGCTGCAGTGACCCACCACAGTGGCATGCAAGCTCAACCTTCAGGCACCACCTCAGGAGGTAGTATGGGACAACCTCAGCAAGGTCTTCAGACTCAAATGATGGGTGTACCACAATCACAACATCAAACACAGGTTGTAGCTTCCACTCAAAGTCAAATGGCACAAAGCCAAACAGGAGGCCAGACTGTTTTGTCCAGGCCAGTGAATACCGGGCAGCGAGGAATGACCCCTCCCAAGCAAATGATGCCACCACAAGGTCAAGGGATCATGCAGAACCAAAATCAGCTGGGTGGAGGACAGGGACATCAGGCTTTATtgcttcagcagcagcagcaacaacaacaacagcagcagcagcaacaacaacaacaacagcagcagcaacaacaacaacagcagcaacagcaAAATGCCATGATGGAACACATTGTAGCTAGTCAGATACAGGGTAACAAGCAGGCCTTTGGCCCAAAGGGTCAACCTGGTGTAATGCAAGGCCAGATAATGAGAGGTCCTTCACCTAATATTCAAGGTAATATGCCGCAGTTTCAATCTCAGATGGGTCAGCAACAAATGACACAACAACAGCATCAGCAACAACAAATGGCTCATTTACaacaacagcagcaattacagcaACAGCAACTACAACAACAGCAGTTACAACAGCAACAACTACAGCTGCAACACCAGCAGCCACAACAAGCACAAATGCAACAGCTACAGCAACCCCATCAGCAAATGGTACAACAACAGTCTCAACAAATTCCAATGAATGGCAACCCCAACCAAGCATTAGGGATGAATGGGTCTCACATGCGACTTCCAGGAAATCATCATTTAGTACAACAACAGCTTcagcaaaaacaacagcaacagcagGTGATGCTGCAGCAGCAACAGGCTGGTCAGCAGCATCAACACCAGTTAGGAGATAGTAGTGGAAATGCTGATATCAGCCAACAGATGGTTCCAGACCTGCAGAATCCACAACAACAGCAGGGTATGTTGGGAAATTCTCAACATATGCAGGTGGGCAATGGTCATTTTCCTGGTCATGGTATGTCCTTCAATCCTCAGTTTGCTGGTCAGATGCCAATAGGAGGCCCTTGTGGGCAAGTGGGTGGATTTCCAGTAAACAAGGATGTGACACTAACCAGTCCCTTGTTAGTAAATCTTCTCCAAAGTGATATTTCTGCCAGCCAGTTTGGTCCTGGTGGGAAGCAAGGAACAGGTGCGGTTGCTGCTGCTAACCAGGTCAAGCCTAAAAAGAAGAAACCTCCCCGTAAGAAGAAGCCAAAAGTAGAGGAAGGACAACAGACTACTGACAGTCTGTG TGGTCTGGATTCACTGCCTCATGGAatggaggaagtagagatgcaAGGGTTGGGAGGCGACCAAGGGGGTGGCATTGACTCGAACTCTAAACTTTCTGAATTCACTAGTCGACCAG GTCTGCCTGGTCAGTCTGGAGATCAAAGGGTATTACAGCAAATGCCAATGCAGTTTATGCCtccacaacagcaacaacaacaacagatacagcaaatgcagcagcagcagttacaacaacagcagcagcagcagcagcaacaacaacaaatacagcAGCAACAGATGCGACAACAGCATCAACAGATCCAGCAGCAGCAAATGCAACAGCAGCAAATGCAACAAATGCAGATGCAGAGTATGCAGGGTCCTCAAGGTCAAGCTGGAACATCACAAGGACCCCATCATGTCCAGACCCAGATTCAATCACAACAGTCAATGcagatacaacaacaacaacaaccaccacCACAACATCTCCAACAACAACTGCAGTCACAgtcacaacagcaacaacaacaggcacagcagcagcagcagcaacaacaacatcagcagcagcaacgacaacaacatcagcagcaacaacaacaaatgatgatgatgattaaaaTGCAACAGGAAGCTAAAAATCGAATGACACTACAGCAAGGTGGGCACATGCAAAAGAGTTTAGTCAACCCTAATGATCCATCTCAGAGAATGCCTGTATCACAGCCAGGCAACATGCCTGTAATGATTGATCTTCAAGGGCATGGAGGTGTTCCACCTTCTCCTGATAAAGCCAGAGGAATGCCACTAATGGTAAATCCAACTCTGACTGGACAAGCAAGAAGGACACCCCATTCAGAGGTCGGACAACCAACACCATCAGAGGAAACCCCTGGAACCCATAGCATGCAGGACCGGGGACCCCTTGAAATTAGTCAACAGTCAGGAAATGGAAATCAACCAATGATTCCCAATCAAGGTCCTAATACTCATTTAATGAAATCGGTGCCATTATCAGTGCCCCACCAGCCAGGAGCAAGTCCCCAACAGCAGTCCCAGCAAGTGTCAGCAATGGCTGGCTCACATAATATTCACTTTTCCAGTGCTCCTGCAGCTTCCCAAAGTTCCCGCCCTAAAACCCCTAACCGAGCCAGTCCTCGGCCATATCACCACCCTTTAACTCCAACCAACCGTCCACCTAGTACTGAACCCTCTGAAATAAATCTGTCCCCTGAGAGACTGAATGCCTCTATCGCTGGTCTTTTCCCTCCAAAAATTAACATTCCTCTGCCACCGCGGCAGCCAAAtcttaatcgaggttttgatcaGCAAGGACTTAACCCAACTACACTTAAAGCAATTGGCCAGGCTCCACCCAACCTAGCAAATCTTCCTGTCAACAATAATACCAGTGGCAACAATAATGGCCCACAGTCTTATCCATCAGGTGTTGGCATGGTAAGCTCCGgaggaaaacaagacaaacagaCCGGTGTTGGGCACATTAAAAGAGCTAGTCCTAGTAATAGTCGTCGATCCAGCCCTGCCTCAAATAGAAAAGCTGCCACCCCAAGCCCAGGAAGACAGAAGGGTGCCAAAACATCACTGACATCACCTCCACAGCAAATGATGGTTAGTCCACAGAACGTGATGGTTAGTCCCAACTCAGTGCTCCCAACTACCTCTGCATCTTTGCCATCAGCAGGACCTGGAGAATCACAACAGAGTTTAAATTCTCTGCAAACCCTACCTGGTAGTGCCGATGCAATTAGAGATGGCCCGGTAGTGACTACACAAGCAGAGCAGAATCATGCAGTTCAGTTTAGAGAGCAGTCTACTCCTAAAATGGCAAGCCCTCGGGTGCCTTCTCAGGAACCCAAACGGCAAAAGCTTAGCAATTTGGTTGAACAGCGTGCTGAAGATAAACAACAGCCTCGGACAACACCACAACATGACCATGGCTCTGCTGTAACACCATTTAGAGATGCTCCAACGTCTCTGAATCAGCTATTAGACAATACAGGAAACCCATCTTTGTCAGTGAAATCTCAAAATATTCCTCAAGTGGGTGGAGAACCTGTGCAGAAAGAAAGCCCTCATGCTCCACCAGCTCAGGAGAACCAACCTAATCCTCTTGTATCACAGAGCACAAATATTGCCACCTCCTTGTCTACAAGTGAAACTGATCAGAAACCTAAACCTGCTTCAGTATCAAGTCCAAATCTTGTAGCCAGTAGCAGTGCAAACCTGCAGTCTGTCAGTGCTGTATCAAGTGTTAGCTCAAACCAAACTGTGCTCTTAAGTCTCACTTCAATACCCAACCCTTCAGTTAGTTCAAATCAAAACCTTCTACCCATCTCAAATGCATCTCAAACGGTCTTGCAAAGGCCCATCTCATCAGTGACAACGCCACAAAATCAGATCACGGTCTTTGTAACCTCTAATCCTATTAGCTCTGCTACCAACACGGCTTCTGTCGTTCCTTCTGCTGTTGTATCCAAGGTACTGGCAGTTCCAAATAAAAACATAAGACCTCCTGATATTCGTCAACAAAATCCTACCCAAACACGTCCACAGTTCATCGCAGGATCTGTGTATTCAATATTTCAAGCTACGCCGGTATCATCAAGTGCTAATGTCATGTCTCAACCTGTCACTATGGTTGGTCCCATAGTCTCTGCAAATATCCAGCTTACTCCTACCCCAGTGTTAACTACATCACAACCCTCTGCGCAAGCATCAACATCTGTGTTGAAAACCTCGCCTGCTGTCAGCATAGCTGCTACTCAGCAGAGCCGCACTGTTATTGGGCAGCTTCAAGTTCAAGTACCTGCAAATCAGTTTTCCCATGTAAACGTAGTGCCCTCACCTCAACAGCCAAGCCCTGGAGGTCCCAAACAGGAGAGTGTCTCTGAAGCTAGTGGCCCAAAATCTAGTCCTGTTGGGCAGTCTGTGTTACATTATGGCATGTCCTCACCTTTTCAGCAGCTATTGGCTTCTCCACCTGCTTGCTCTAGCCCAGGGGCAACGGCTGTTGCCGGCAGAAGTCCCCTGTCTCCAACTACAATGTTAGCAAAAAGCAGTCCAGTCCAGACTGTTGTAAGCAAAAGTTCCATGCCCAGCATATCTTCAAGCAATGCCGATGATCAAAAGGAGCGGACCCCTGTCACTCAGATTGGAAAGACTTTGGATGTTGCCACAACTCAAGCTTCTTGTGCGGTTACGTCTGAAATGGTATCGGCACTCCAGCCCAATGCTCCAGTGGCTATTCCAGCTGCTCAAATAGCGTCTCAGCAATCTGCACTTCCTCCAAAAGTGTCTTCTCCTGAACCTGTGCCCACTCCTTCACCAGTCCATACTTCTACAGCATCATCTAATATGCCGCCACCAGCCTCTACCCCTGGAATGGTTCACTTATCTAGTCCTGTTGCTACTTCTTCACCACCTTCTAGTTTGCATGCAGTTTTAGTTTCTGCACCCACTGCTGCTCCAGGACCTCCCACTACAACTTCCGGCTCCTCCACAGCAACAAACGCACAGCTCTCTGGGGAAGAGCAGCCTTCACTGGTGGAGACTAGTGGACCTGACTCTGCTGAAACAAAAGCAATTGTAGATGCTCCTGTCATCTCAG CTCATCCTGAAGCTCCACAAGAAGACCAAGCTTCATGTGGTCAAGCTG GACAAGGGGTTACCACTGCAGCAGAGCAAGG ATGGGCAAAGAAAAGAAAGACGCCCGTCATCTTAGCCCCAAG GGATACAAGGGCCACCACCGAGAAAGCAAAAGGTCCTAGTCGACGAAGCTCACGAACAGACAAGGAACCTGAGGAGGAAGCATCTGACAGTGGACAGAGAAAAAGAGTTGCTAGGCCAGGCTCAGCCTCATCAAACACAGGAAAAG AATCAAACACTGGAGCCAGTCCCACGCAGGCAAAACGAAGGAAGTCAAAGTAA